The genome window GCAGCAACAGCAACGCGACCTGCTCGATGCGTCGATGCAGTCGCCGCAGAACGACGTGCAGAAAGCGCTGGGCGATTTCTGGGCCAGCGGCCTGGACGAAGCGGCGGTGGAGAAGGACGGGTCCAACCCGATCGCACCGCTGCTCAGCCGCATCGACGCGATCAAGAAGGCCAAGGAGGTGCCGGCCTCGATCGCCGCGCTGCACCAGATCGGCATCCCGGTGGCGTTCAATTTCGGCGCCGACGTCGACCTGAAGGCGCTGGACCGCCACATCGGCTACTTCATGCAGGGCGGCATGGGCCTGCCCGACCCGGCCTACTACACCCGCACCGACGCCGACACCGTGGCGCTGATGGGCCGCTACCGCGCCTACGTCAAGCAGATCCTGACCCTGACCGGCACCCCGGCGGCCAAGCTCGAGGCCGACGCCCAGTCGGTGCTGCAGATCGAGACCGCGCTGGCGCGCAGCGCCAAGTCGCTGGCCGGCATCAACAACCCGTTCAACAACTACGCACCGATCTCCACCAAGGAGTTGAACAAGCAGTACCGCAACCTGCAGCTGGACGCGTTCCTGAAGGCGCAGGGCGTCAACGACGACCTGGTGTCGATGGCCGACCCGGACATGTTCAAGCAGCTCGACGGCATGATCGTCAGCATCAAGCCCGAGCAATGGAAGGCCTACCTGCGCTGGCGCGTCGGCGACGCGATGGCGCCGTACCTGTCCAAGAGCTTCCGCGACGCCAGCTTCGAGTTCCGCGGCCGCGTGCTGGAAGGCCAGACCCTGCCGCCGCAGCGCTGGTCGCAGGTGCTGGACGCGATCAACGTCGCCGCCGGCCCGATGCTGGGCCGCGAGTACGTCGGCCGCTATCTCAACGCCGACACCCGCCGCCAGGCCGAGAGCATCGCCGACCAGGTGCGCGACACCGAGATCGCCGCGATCAAGCGCAACACCTGGCTGAGCGAGTCGGCGCGCGCCGAAGCGCAGGCCAAGCTGGCCGCGCTGAAGATCGAGATCGGCGCGCCGCGCCGCGACCTGGACTACAGCGTGCAGCCGATGGGCCGCGGCAGCTTCGGCGGCAACATGCTGATCGCCTCCACCTGGCGCCACCGCGAGGAAATGAAGCGCATCGGCAAGGGCAACGCCGACCGCCGCTGGGACGTGCTGCCGCAGCAGCCGGCGCTGACCTACGACCTCGCCCAGAACCGCCTGATCGTCACCGCCGCGGTACTGCAGCCGCCGGCGTTCGTCGCCGGCGGCGATGCCGCCGCGCTGTACGGCGGCTACGGCGCGCTGGTCGCGCACGAACTGATCGGCGCGATCGACAGCAAGGGCAGCCAGGTCGACGCCAAGGGCGAACTGCGCAACTGGTGGACCGCGGAAGACAAGAACGCGTGGAACGCATTGAGCGCGCGCGCCGCGGCGCAGTACGGCGCCTACGACTTCCCCGGCGTGAAAGGCGCCAAGGTCAACGGCCAGCTGACCCAGGAACAGGACCTGACCGACATCGGCAGCGTCGAACTGGCCTGGCAGGCGTATGCCGCCGCCCAGCCCGCCGCCGGCGACGCCGGCAAGCAGGCGTTCTACAAGGCATGGGCCGGCCTGTGGGCGCAGCAGCTGTCGCCGAACGAAGCGGTGCAGCGCGTCACCGCCGACGTGCACGCGCCCGGCCGCTGGCGCGCCAACGGCCCGCTGGCCAACCTGCCCTCCTTCGCCGCCACCTTCACCTGCAAGGCCGGCCAGCCGATGGTGCGCAGCGACGCCGAGCAGATCCGCGTCTGGCCGTAATCGCAGTTCGCTAAGCAATACATGCACGACGGCGCGGGCAACCGCGCCGTCGTGCGTTGTGGCGATAGCGATCGACAAAACGCGCCAGCCTCGCGGCGTTTGGCAACGGCCATCGGCTCGACCAAGCCAACGCGCCGCGCCATCACCTGCGACGATGCGTCTCGAAGGACTACCCGATGCGCTCGAACGCACGCTCGCTCGCTCAGTTGCTGCGCGCGGATGCACCGACTCCCGAAATGCGCCGAGAGCGCATCACGGGCATCGCTACCGAAGTGGAAGTAGCCGCTTTGCGTGGGGCGATGTCGGATCGCCCCTCAGGATCGTTCGCTGCACGCGCCGGATCACTTCACTACAGCGGCGCCTGTCGATGCAGGCTGATCCCCCTCAGCGCACGATCCGCGGCCGCGGCGGCTTGCGCTTGCCGAACGGCGGCTGGCCGCGCCAGTAGCGGATCAGCAGCCAGCCGAACAGCATGCCGCCCAGGTGCGCGAAGTGCGCCACGCCCGGCTGCCAGCCGGTGAAGCCCATGATCAGCTCCAGCGCGCCGAACACGATCACGAAGGTGCGCGCCTTCATCGGAATCGGCGGGAACAGCAGCATCACCCGCTGGTTCGGGAACAGCATGCCGAACGCCAGCAACAGGCCGAACACGCCGCCGGAGGCGCCCAGGGTCGGATACGGATCGCCGCCGTTGCTTACCGTCCACCAGCCCACCAGCACCTGGCACAGGCCGGCGCCGGCCACGCACACCAGGTAGTAGGTCAGGAAGCGCTTGTTGCCCCAGGTCTGCTCCAGCGGACCGCCGAACATGTACAGCGCCAGCATATTGAACAACAGATGCGAGAAGCCGCCATGCAGGAAGCCGTAGGTCAGCAGCTGCCAGATCTGGAAGTTCTGCCCCGGCGAAAACGCATCGAAGTTACTGATCGGCCACAGCATGAAGGGCGCGAAGGTGTCGTCGCCCAGCAATAGCTGCAGCAGGAACACGGCCACATTGCCGATCAGCAGGGCTTGGGTCACAGGCGGAAGTCTGGGGAACATGGTCGTGTCCGTGGCAACTGCCCACCATCATAGCCGCTCGCTATTGCGGACCCCATAACGCCGCGTCGAGATCGCGCGCCGGCGTTGGGTCGCGCTTCACCCGTCCGCCCTGCACCGCCACGCCTTCGCCGCGCAGCCGCTGGCACTGTTCGCGGAAGCCGCGCGAGCCTTCCGCGAAGGCGATACGCCCGTTGCTGCGCAGCACCCGGTGCCAGGGCAGCGTGGTATCGGTGTTGCCGCCGAGCACGCGTGCGACCAGCCGCGCGCGGCCAGGCAAGCCGGCCAGCATCGCCACCTCGCCGTAGCCGCGCACCTGGCCTGAAGGAATCGCGCGGATCGTCGCCAGGATGCGGGCCTGGGCCAGTGCCGATGCCTCGGCGTGGGGTGCGGCGCGGCGCCCGCTCATGGCGGCAGCATCCGCGACGGCCGCGATACCAGCAGCACCCCGCCCAGCACCAGCAGCGTGCCGGCGATCTGCCAAGGCCCCATTGCCTCGCCCAGCAGCAGTACGCTGAGCACGATCGTCGAGACCGGACCGAGCATGCCGATCTGCGAGGCCAGGCCCGAGCCGATGCGCCGCAGCGCCAGCATCGTCGCCAGCACCGGCAGCGCCGTGCACACCGAGCCGTTGAGCAGCGACAGCGCATACACCGGCGTCGGCAGCAGCAAGCCGTGCAACGGCCGCAGCAGCAGGAACTGGACGATGCACAGCACGCAGGCGACCAGGCTGGCGTAGGCGGTCAGCCGCACCGCGCCGATCCGCGCCACCACATGCCCGCTGCCGACCAGGTACAGCGCATAGGCCATCGCGCTGCCGAACACCAGCAGGCTACCCCAGGCGGTGCGCGCGCCGCCGACCTGCAGGTCATGGCCGAAGGCAAGCAGCACGCCGAGATAGCTCAGTACCAGCGCCCACAGCTGGCGGCGCTGCGGCCGGCGACGGAAGACCAGCACGCCGATCAGCAGCACCAGGGTCGGGGTCAGGTACAGGATCAGCCGCTCCAGCGTGGCGGTGATGTAGGCCAGACCGAGGAAATCCAGGTAGCTAGCCACGTAGTAGCCGAGCACGCCGAGCGCGCAGATGCGCCAGCGGTCGCCACGCTGCAACGGCGGCGCGCGGCGCGCGGCCCAAAGCGCCATCGCCGCGAAGCACGGCAGCGCCACCAGCATGCGCAGCGCCAGCAGGGTCACCGCGTCCACGCCATAGCGATAGCCGAGCTTGACGATGATCGCCTTGCCAGAAAACCCGATCGCGCCGGCGGCAGCGAGCAGCACGCCGCGCATGTCGGCGGACGCGCTCGCCAGCGGGGCGGGAGTCGAGCGTCCGGGCGCGCTCATCGCCGGCCTGCACCCAGACGGAAGTGGACATCGTGCATGCCGCAAGTCTAAGGCCGCCGCGCAGCGCGCATGCCGGCCAGCACCGGCAACTGACCAACGCTATCGACCGAGAGCGGCGCCGCCGCGACAACGGCACGCGCCAGGGCCGGCCGCTGCAATCGCGCGTACCGATACGGGTACCGATAACTGCGTGCCTGCAAACTTCCTATAACGCGCCATGATTTCGCACCGACGGATCTTGACACCAGGATCATCCTTAAGATCACTTCAAGGGCGTTTCATTCATCTTGCAGCAAGGCTGCACGCCATGGTTGCGCATGCACTCCCGCGGACAACGGGTCGCCGCACATGGCATTCCTACCTGGCAGCGCCGGGAGTGCAGTGCCTGCTTGGCGAGCTGAAAAACGCTACTCAGCGCAATCGGCATTGATGACGCGCCCCGATCGCCGCACTCGCCTGCGGCTTTTGCACCGCCCTGTGGTTTCACAGCCCTGCCCCTCCCCCAGGTTCAATGCAGAGGATCCTATTCACATGTACAGCAAATCCGTTAGCCCATCGACCGGTACCTCGCCGCCGGAGATTTCCACCGAAGCAGCGCCCGCAGCCCCTCACGCAACGGCGCCACCTCCAGCCGAGGCGCCCGTGCCAGGCTTTTTGGCAGAGCGGGCGCCTCGCCGTAGTAGCAGCGATGCCGACAGACCCGCCACCGCGCCGGCGACACCTGAGCAAACGGCTGCGCACGTAGAACCTGCGACGCCCCAGGACAGCGGCGATCACGTGGCGGCTTCGTCTCTGGCGCATGCCCGCGCCTTCCTGGCGGCGGGTGCGCAGCGGGTCAACGGCGCCGCTTCGCATGCGGCCACACTGGCCACGTCGGCGTGGAGTAGCAGCGCATCCAGCATCGCATCGGCCGCCGAGCAGGTGTGGACGATGAGCGACCTGCGCACCATGCTGCAGTTACAGGCGAATGATCCAGAATTCCTGAGAATTCTGCGTGGTATCGATCCGGAGCAGCCAGCCGATTACACCTTGGCCTTGTGCCGCGAGCACATGGAGCAACTGAAGATACTGTGCAAGGATAATACGACTGATTCGGATCATTCGAATGATATGCCGCAGCATCTGCGCAAGGCGATTCGGAGGGATATCCGAGCGGTGGAGAAGGCGCTGGATCCGCTCGAAAATGGCACACCGGCAACGGGCCGAGCGCTGAAGTCCCTGGTCAACCTGGTCAATACCTGGCCGGTGCTGGTTCCCAGCCCGCTGCTGGCCAATCAGGCCAAGACGTTCGCCTACACGATCGCTGGCGTCACCAAGGGCGTCCTCGGGCTGTCGATGTCGGCATTGCGCTCGACCGCCGATGGCATGCCTTTTCCGCTGTGGAGCGGCCAATTGGGCCGGGAAGCCAACGAAGTCCATTTCTATGTGGGGCTGCTCAATGGCATTTTTCTTGCCACCGAAGTGCCCAAGAAATATTTCTCGGAATCGGTGAAGCAGACGGCCGAAGCGATCGACGACAGTCTCTACTTCCGTACAGGCGCCGTCGTCGCTGCCGCCGCCGTGCTGTTGACTCCGTTCGTCTGGAACAACGTCAAACAGATCGCCGGCCGGGCTCGCGATGGTGCCATGCGCATGGCCGCCAGTGGTGCGGAACGGGTCGGCCTAAGCGCTTTGGCGAAGCCGTTGCACGACCGGCTCGATCCCATCCAGGTCAGCGCAGAACTGCGCACTAGCTTGAACGAGATCTGGCTGCAGCTGGAGAACGGGCGCGCGGCATTCGAGCAAAGCCGCCGCGACTTCACCGCCCCAGGCAGCGGGCGCGAACTCACCCGCACGCTGAATTCCCAGTGCACCCATTTGCTGGAAACCTTGCACAACTGCAGCGAACGCTTCAGTAGCGCGGTGGGACTGGATCGCACGCAGGAGGGCATCGCGACGCATGGGTCGAGAAACTCCGATTTTGCTTCGAAACTGGCATTGACCATCCTGGCTGCCGGCGTCACCGGATCCACCGTGTTCTTGATCCAGCCCGACAAGATCGGCACCGCGGATGTGGTGGCCGATGCACTGGTGGTGACCGCAGTCATGGCGCAATCGGCCTGGAACAAGCAGGCCACCCGGCAAGACGCGATGGAACGCTTCAAGACGATGAACGCAGTCAGCATGGTGATGGTTCTCGCCCTAGGTGCGGACAAGTTGTCCAAGATCTTCACGCCCGAGGGCTTGATCGAGTCGTCCGCGAACTCGCCTTATTACGCAGGGCTGGTGATGGCGCTCATGTCGATGACGATGCCCGGCCCGATGGCGCGCGGCGCCGAGTTGGCGATGAACTGGGCCGCTGGCAAGATCATCGGCCGGTGCACGGATGCGAACGGCACCACCCTGGTCACACGCCAAGCGCAGACCGTCCAAGAGTTGCAGGAACACATGGCCAGCGTGCAGGAGCACGTCGCCGGCCTGAATCCCGAACAGCTAGAGCGGTACGAGGAACAGGTAGGCGCCAACGTGCAAAATCTCATCGCCAACGCTGGCGCAGCGCGGCAGCCGGCGCGAACGTCCGGCGTGACGATCAGCGAAATCGAAGAAGAAGAACCGACGCCGCCAGCGCACGAGGCGGGCGTCGAACCAGCGGCCACGCACAGCCCCGCGCATGGCGCATCCCAACCTAGCTGACGCCGGCGCAATCCCGGCACGCGTCCGCCCGGCCCAGTGCCGGGCGACGCTCAGCGCATCAGCACCAGGTCCTCGACCTGAGTCGCCCAGCCTTTCATAGTCGTCTTCGAGCCATAGTTTCTGGCAATGGATAAGGTCAACATGAGCGGCAAGCGGTCACGCGTCGGTGCGGCCGCCGCGCAGCGTGCGCGGGCCAGCACTCGACAACTCGCCACCTCCACCGCGCAATAATTGCGCCGCCGCGACAACGGCAGCAGCCGGGGCCGGCCGCTGCAATCGCGCGTGCCGATAACTGCATGCCTGCAAACTTCCTATAACGCGAGATGATTTCCCTATGACGGGATATGATTTCGCACCGACGGTGTCTTCGCACCAAAATGGCGATTACGGTCATTTCAAGGGCGTTCCATTCATCTTGGAGCAAGGCTGCGGGACATGGTTGCGCATGCACCGCGCGGACAACGGATCGCCGCACATGGCATTCATGCCTGGTGCTGGAAGCGCCGGGAATCCAATGCCTGCTTGGCGAACTGAAAAATGCGACGCAGCGCAATCGGCATTGATGGCGCCCCCGATCGCCGCACTCGCCTGCGGCTTTTGCACCGCCCTGTGGTTTCACAGCCCTGCCCCTCCCCCAGGTTCAATACAGAGGATCCTATTCACATGTACAGCAAATCCGTTAGCGCATCGTCCGGCACCCCACTACCGGAGATTTCCACCGAAGCAGCGCCCGCAGCGCCTCACGCAACGGCGCCGCCGCCAGCCGAAGCGCCCGTGTCAGGCGTTTTGGCGGAGCGGGCGCCTCGCCGTAGTAGCAGCGATGCCGACAGACCCACCACCGCGCCGGCGACACCTGAGCAAACGGCTGCGCACGTAGAACCTGCGACGCCCCAGGACAGCGGCGATCACGCGGCGGCTTCGCCCCTGGCGCATGCCCGCGCCTTCCTGGCGGCGGGTGCGCAGCGGGTCAACGGCGCCGCTTCGCATGCGGCCACACTGGCCACGTCGGCGTGGAGTAGCAGCGCATCCAGCATCGCATCGGCCGCCGAGCAGGTGTGGACGATGAGCGACCTGCGCACCATGCTGCAGTTACAGGCGAACGATCCAGAATTCCTGAAAATTCTGCGTGGCAGCGATCCGGAGCAGCCAGCCGGCTACACCTTGGCCTCGTGCCGCAAGCACGTGAAGCAACTGAGGACACTGTGCAACGATAATTCGAATGATATGCCGAAGCATCTGCGCAGCGCGATTCTGAGCGATATCCAAGCGGTGGAGAAGGCGCTGGATCCGCTCGAAAATGGCACACCGGCGACGGGCCGGGCGCTGAAGTCCTTGGTCAACCTGGTCAATGCCTGGCCATTGCTGGTTCCCAGCCCGCTGCTGGCCAATCAGGCCAAGACGTTCGCCTACTCGATCGCTGGCGCCACCAGGGGCGTCCTCGGGGTGTCGATGTCGGCATTGCGCTCGACCGCCGATGGCATGCCTTTTCCGCTGTTGGGCGGCCAATTGGGCCGGGAAGCCAACGAAATGCATTTCTATGCGTGGCTGCTCAATGGCATTTTTCTTGCCACCGAAGTGCCCAAGAAATATTTCTCGGGATCGGTGAAGCAAAAGGCCGAAGCGATCGACAACAGCCTCTACTTCCGTTCGGGCGCCGCCGTCGCTGCCGCCGCCGTGCTGGTGACTCCGTTCGTCTGGAACAACGTCAAACAGATCGCCGGCCTAGCTCGCGATGGTGCCATACGTATGGCCGCCAATGGTGCCGAACGGGTCGGCCTAAGCGATTGGGCGAAGCCGTTGCACGACCGGCTCGATCCCATCCAGGTCAGCGAAGAACTGCGCACTAGCTTGAACCATATCTGGCTGCAGCTGGAGAACGGGCGAACGGCATTCGAGCAAAGCCGCCGCAACTTCACCGAAGACGGCGGGCGGGAACTCACCAGTACGCTCAATTCCCAGTGCACCCATTTGCTGGAAACCTTGCACAACTGCAGCGAACGCTTCAGTAACGCGTTGGGACTGGATCGCACGCAGGAGGGCATCGCGCCGCAGGGGACGAAGAACTCCGATTTCTCTTCCAAACTGGCGTTGACCATCCTGGGTGCAGGCGTCACCGGATCCACCGTGTTCTTCATCCAACCCGACAAGATCGGCACCGCGGATCTGGTGGCCGATTCGATGGTGGTGACCGCGGTCATGGCGCAATCGGCCTGGAACAAGCAGGCCACCCGACAAGACGCGATGGAACGCTTCAAGGCGATGAGCGCGGGCAGCATGGTGATGGCGCTCGCGCTGGGAGCGGACAAGTTCTCCAAGAGCTTCACGCCCAACGGCCTGATCGAGTCGTCCCCGAACTCGCCGTATTACGCAGGACTGGTGATGACGCTCATGTCGATGACGATGCCCGGCCCGATGGCGCGCGGCGCCGAATTGGCGATGAACTGGGCCGCTGGCAAGATCATCGGCCGGTGCACGGATGCGAACGGCACCACCCTGGTCACACGCCAAGCGCAGACTGTCCAAGAGTTGCAGGAACACGTGGCCAGCGTGCAGGAGCACGTCGCCGGCCTGAATCCCGAACAGCTAGAGCAGTACGAGGAACAGGTAGGCGCCAACGTGCAAAATCTCATCGCCAACGCTGGCATAGCGCGGCAGACGGCGCGAACGTCCGGCGTGACGATCAGCGAAATCGAAGAAGAAGAACCGACGCCGCCAGCGCACGAGGCGGGCGTCGAACCAGCGGCCACGCACAGCCCCGCGCATGGCGCATCCCAACCTAGCTGACGCCGGCGCAATCCCGGCACGCGCCCGCCCGGCCCAGTGCCGGGCGACGCTCAGCGCATCAGCACCACTTCCTCGGCGGAGGTCGGATGGATCGCCACCGTGTCCTCCAGCTGGCGCTTGGTCACGCCCAGCTGCAGCGCCACCGCGAAGCCCTGCAGGATCTCGTCGGCGCCGTCGCCGAGCAGGTGGAAGCCGACCACCCGCTGCTCTTCGCCGACGCACACCAGCTTGAATAGGCTGCGCTGCGGCGAGCCGGCCAGCGCATGCAGCATCGGCCGGAAATTGCTGCGGTACACCGTCACCGCCTCGCCATAGCGCGCCCGCGCCTGCTCTTCGCCCAGGCCGACCTGGCCCAGCGGCGGATGCGAAAACACCACGCTGGGCACGTTGTCGTAGTCCAGCCGCGCGTGGCGCCGGTCGCCGAACAGGCGCTCCATCAGCTTGCGCCCGGCGGCGATCGCCACAGGGGTCAGGCCGACCTTGCCGGCCACGTCGCCGATCGCGTACAGCCCCGGCACGTCGGTGTTCTGGTACTCGTCCACCACGATCTCGCGCTTGTCGCCGATGCGTACGCCCAGCGCTTCCAGGCCGATGTCCCGGCTGTTCGGCCGGCGCCCGATCGCGAAGAACACCTGGTCGAACGTCTCGCTCGGCTGCGCGTGCGCGTCGTACAACTGCAAGCCCTGCTCGCCGCGGCGCAGGGCGCTGGCGCGATAGCCGAAATGCAGGCGCACGCCTTGGTGACGCAGGTTCTCGCCGAGCTGCAGAGCCAGTTCCGCATCGAAACGCTCCAGCAGGCGCTTACCCTGCACGAACAACTCGACGCGGCTGCCCAGCGCCTGCAGCAGGCCCGCCAGCTCCACCGCGATATAGCCGCCACCGACGATCGCCACCCGCGGCGGCGCTTCGCACAGGTTGAAGAAATCGTCCGACACCAGGCCCAGCGCTGCGCCCTCGATCGGCGGCCGCAGCGCGTGCGCGCCGGTGGCGATCACCACATGGGCGGCACTGACCCGCACGCCGTCGCCGCATTCCACCGTATGCGCATCCAGCAGCCGGCCGCGCTGTGGAATCAACACCACGCCGTCGGCATCCAGGCGCCGCCGGTAACTGCCGTGGATGTTGCCGATATAACCCTGGCGATGCGCCACCAGTTCCGGCCACGACAGGGTGGAACTGGGAATGGAGAAGCCGATGTCGCGCGCCAGGTCGATGCGCCCGACCAGATCGGCGGCCAGCCACATCGCCTTCTTCGGCACGCAGCCGATGTTGACGCAGGTGCCGCCAAGCGCGCCCGGCTCCAGGATCGCCACGCGCGCGCCGAGGCCGGCGGCGCGGAACGCGGTGGCCAGACCACCGGAACCGCCACCGAGCACCAGCAGGTCGTAGTCGTAGGCGGCAGCGCTCACTGGAAACGCTCCACGCGGTACGGCGTGGGGTCGATTGCAGGCACCTGCCCGCAGATCAGGTCGGCCATCAGTTGTCCTGTCGCGCTGCTCATGCTGATGCCGAGCATGCCATGGCCGGCTGCCAGCCAGACGTGAGGATGCCGCGGCGAACGCCCCAGCGCCGGCAAGTCGTCCCAGGTCATCGGCCGCCAGCCGTACCAGCGCTCGCGCAGCTGCGGGCCTTCCGGTTCGTGCAGGTAATGCCGCGCAGCGCGTTGCAACGCTGCCAGGCGCACTGCATTCAAGCGCGTATCGTGACCAGAGAATTCCATCGTGCTGCCAAGGCGGAAACCGCTGCCCCAGGTGGTGACGCAGACCAGCGGATCCTTCAGCACCACCGGCCGCGTCGGCGCCAGCACCGGCCGCGTGTAGGTGATCGAATAGCCCTTGCCGGCCTGGATCGGCAGGCGCACTCCCAGCAGCGCCGCCAGTGCCGGCGACCATGGCCCGGCCGCCAGCACCAGGTCGCGCGCACGCCGCGGGCCGTGCGCGGTGTCCACGCGCACGCCGTCGGCATCCGGCTGCAGCGCCTGCACCCGGCAGTGTTCCTCGATCGTCGCCCCGCGCTCGCGCAGCGCGCGCGCCAGTTCGGCGGTATAGCGGTCAGGGCGCAGATGCGCATCGCCGGGAAAATGCACCGCGCCGACCACCACGTCGCGGAACGCCGGCTGCTGGCGCAGGTAGTCGGCGCCGCCGATTACCCGGGTGCGGATGCCGAGCCGTTCCAGCGCCACGCATTCTTCGGCGTAATGCTCGAAGTTGCGTCGATCGCCGAACACGTAGTCCAGCCCTTCCGCCTTGAATTCGCAGTCCAGTCCATAGCGCTCGATCCAGGCGACCAGACGCGTGTGCGCATCGTCGAGCAGCGCCGCGCGCGCCTGCGCGCTGGCCAGCCAGTCGCGCGCATTGCAGCGCGCGCGAAAGCGCAGCAGCCACTGCCATAGCGCCGGATCCAGGCGCGGGCGGATGTACAGCGGCGCATCCGGACGCAGCATCCAGCGCAACGCACGCCACGGCACGCCGGGCGCGGCCAGCGGTGGCGCGTGGCTGGGGGTGATGGTGCCGCAGTTGCCGTGCGAGGTCGCAGCGCCGACGCCACCCGCGTCCAGGATCCGCACCTGGCGGCCGGCCTCCAGCAGCGCCAGGCCGGTGGCCAGTCCGATCGCGCCGGCGCCGACGATCAGTACATCGTCTTGCGGGAGCGCGTTCATTGCGCCGGCTCGGCCGTATCGCGGCGGCGCAGCGGCTGCCAGCGCAGGTAGGTCGCCGAGCGCCATAGCCATTCCGCCGGGCCGAAACGGAACCGCCGCAACCACAGCTGCGACAGCGCCACCTGCAGCGCGAACAGCGCGAACGCAAACGGAATCTGCCAGACCCGCGGCAGGCGTTCGAAATACCCCAGGCCGTAGCCGTAGAACAGCGTGGTGCACAGCAGCGACTGCAGCAGGTAGTTGCTCAACGCCATGCGTCCGGCCGGCGCCAGCCAGCGCAGCGCCGGGGCCAAGCGCACCAGCCAGGCGGCGTAGCCCAGCGCCATCATGCCGCTAGCCAGCGTGGCCAAGGCGAAGGCGCTACCCAGGCGCAGGTCCAGGCGCGCCGGATCCATCCACGGCTCCAGCCGGAAGCTCAGCAGCATCAGCGCCATGCCCAGCGGCAGCACGCCCCAGCGCAGCGCCGCCAGCAACCGCGGGCGCCGCTGCGGCTGCTGCGCCAGGCCGCTGCGCACGCACCAGGCGCCGAGCAGGAACATGCCGAAGATGGTCGGCGCATTGAACACCAGCATGCCCAGCGCATCGACCATATCGCGCAGGCGCTGCGCGGTGGCCTCGGCGTAGCTGCCATGGCCGAAGACCTGGCGGTGCTGCGCTAGCGCCACCGCCCCCAGTTGCGCCTGTTCGGCCATGTCCTGGTGCCAGCGCGCGGCAGCGTGCGGATCGGCCTGCGCCGCCGAAGCGCTCGCGCCCGCCAGCAGCGACAGCAGCGGCGAGCACAGATAGACCGCCAGCGCCATCCACGGCAGCCAGCGCGTGGGCGCTGCGCGAAAGGCCAGCAGCATGAACCCCAGCAGCGCATAGCCGACCAGAATGTCGCCGGACCACAGCAACAGCGCATGCAGCACGCCGATCAGCAGCAGCACCGCGCTGCGGCGCACGAACAAGCCGCCGAACGCGCGCCGCGCCGCCTCGGCGCGCTGCGCCATCACCGCAAAGCCCATGCCGAACAGCAACGCGAACAAGATGTAGAACTTGCCTTGCACCAGCAGGTAGACCGCCGCATCGGCGATGCGGTCGGCGCCGCGCAGCAGCGGGTCCAGCCCGGTCGTCGCCGTATCCAGCGGACCGACGAAGCCCTCGATGTTCATCAGCAGGATGCCAAGCAGCGCGAAACCGC of Xanthomonas translucens pv. cerealis contains these proteins:
- a CDS encoding M13 family metallopeptidase, producing the protein MLTARPLALAVALGLIALASTADAAPKKKRAAAKAPVVSAACTDFYDDANADWLKSNPLPQTGAVTALGQLSARAQQQQRDLLDASMQSPQNDVQKALGDFWASGLDEAAVEKDGSNPIAPLLSRIDAIKKAKEVPASIAALHQIGIPVAFNFGADVDLKALDRHIGYFMQGGMGLPDPAYYTRTDADTVALMGRYRAYVKQILTLTGTPAAKLEADAQSVLQIETALARSAKSLAGINNPFNNYAPISTKELNKQYRNLQLDAFLKAQGVNDDLVSMADPDMFKQLDGMIVSIKPEQWKAYLRWRVGDAMAPYLSKSFRDASFEFRGRVLEGQTLPPQRWSQVLDAINVAAGPMLGREYVGRYLNADTRRQAESIADQVRDTEIAAIKRNTWLSESARAEAQAKLAALKIEIGAPRRDLDYSVQPMGRGSFGGNMLIASTWRHREEMKRIGKGNADRRWDVLPQQPALTYDLAQNRLIVTAAVLQPPAFVAGGDAAALYGGYGALVAHELIGAIDSKGSQVDAKGELRNWWTAEDKNAWNALSARAAAQYGAYDFPGVKGAKVNGQLTQEQDLTDIGSVELAWQAYAAAQPAAGDAGKQAFYKAWAGLWAQQLSPNEAVQRVTADVHAPGRWRANGPLANLPSFAATFTCKAGQPMVRSDAEQIRVWP
- a CDS encoding rhomboid family intramembrane serine protease, producing MFPRLPPVTQALLIGNVAVFLLQLLLGDDTFAPFMLWPISNFDAFSPGQNFQIWQLLTYGFLHGGFSHLLFNMLALYMFGGPLEQTWGNKRFLTYYLVCVAGAGLCQVLVGWWTVSNGGDPYPTLGASGGVFGLLLAFGMLFPNQRVMLLFPPIPMKARTFVIVFGALELIMGFTGWQPGVAHFAHLGGMLFGWLLIRYWRGQPPFGKRKPPRPRIVR
- a CDS encoding MGMT family protein, which translates into the protein MSGRRAAPHAEASALAQARILATIRAIPSGQVRGYGEVAMLAGLPGRARLVARVLGGNTDTTLPWHRVLRSNGRIAFAEGSRGFREQCQRLRGEGVAVQGGRVKRDPTPARDLDAALWGPQ
- a CDS encoding DMT family transporter, whose product is MSAPGRSTPAPLASASADMRGVLLAAAGAIGFSGKAIIVKLGYRYGVDAVTLLALRMLVALPCFAAMALWAARRAPPLQRGDRWRICALGVLGYYVASYLDFLGLAYITATLERLILYLTPTLVLLIGVLVFRRRPQRRQLWALVLSYLGVLLAFGHDLQVGGARTAWGSLLVFGSAMAYALYLVGSGHVVARIGAVRLTAYASLVACVLCIVQFLLLRPLHGLLLPTPVYALSLLNGSVCTALPVLATMLALRRIGSGLASQIGMLGPVSTIVLSVLLLGEAMGPWQIAGTLLVLGGVLLVSRPSRMLPP